The stretch of DNA AAGTAGTAGGCTATATGGTAAAAGTAATGAAGGCAGAGTAAGCAGTGCCATACACTGGTCTCACTGCAGAAATAACAACAGTACTGAGGAGAGGGCTGGTCCCTGGTCTCTGGTTCCTGATCCCTGCCCTCCATCCCCTCTATAACTGAAAGGAATGAAGGCCACAGCTGCCTAGGAATGTGTGTAGTGGCAGTTTTGTCCTTACAGCGTGTGGCAGGCCAGATCACCTAGATGGGGCTGTGAGCAACACCATAGAACTATTGATATGTAGTGCATGCATCATGGCCCcttgcacaacacaacacaaactagCTGGCTTTTGAACTCCATTGTACTCAAGTTGTCTATACATACATCACATATCCTACATTATTAAagacatttctttattcataaaATATATTTCATGTGACATTTCCAACACCTCCAAAACAAGCTAACTATATATCtaaaaaagtcaaataaaattaacaagagaacaaaggaaatgtACAGTAAAAATATGTTTACTTATAGCTTTCACTATTCCACCATAACTTTCCACTATCTGGATAAAGATCTGATATGTAACCTTCCACTGCACTCAGGTCTTCTACACATGCATCACATACCCTGCACTACATGAGGAACACCTTTACCAACAGCATAATGCACCATATATCTCATGTGACATACCCAACTCCTAAAAAAATAAGctaactatatataaaaaaacaactacATGAAGAAAATCACCAAGAAAACATTatcaaaagaacaaaagaaatatactATAAAAATATTGTTCCTTATATCACTTTTTCACTAAACCACTATAATTTTTTTACTAGCTGGATAAGAAGCTGCTAAACAGATCCCTGCACATGGCTTTGTTATAAGAGTACACAGCACCATTTGTTTCCTTAGCACCCTGGGGAACACCTCTAAACCTTCAAATCTTTCCTAAGGGAGTCCAGCACCAGTGGTAGCAAACCCTGCTGAACACTGGCCACTGGacacggcagagagagagagagagagagagagagagagagagagagagagagagagagagagagagagagagagagagagagagagagagagagagagagagagagagagagagagagagagagagagagagagagagagagagagagagagaaaggcagcaaTTAACAATACATCAGAGTTGTGatgaataatacaaaaaatagatatagtATTGCACACAGAGTAATAGTTAATACATGTTGTACTTaagtattcattttctttcctcttacatttAACACAAAATGACATTTTGCTAAAAgggaaatttcaagacatttatcccattcttttagctaactcaCTCAAACCTgcttgggaactggcatctaagtggccagattttctcctcttacataaaaaaaaaaaaggtataaacAAGGAACCATTAAGGATCTCAGCTAGGAGGTTTGTGGTGCCAAGAGTTAACAGGAGAGCTTCTGGTGTGCCCTGAAGGTGTGGTCCTGGTTGAGATAAGTCGTCAGGAACTCAGGGAAGTCCCTCTTGGTCACCACTTCCTCAAAAATCTCGGCAGCCACAGACAGCCGTGCCCTTGCTGCATCGTCTGGTGCTATCTCAGTGTCTGCAGAGTCAGTGAATTCCTTGATGAGGGTCTGGACCAACTTGCGGGTGATCACCTGTCCGCTGACTTCCAGTGTGGCCTGTCAGGGAGGAGAGGGTAAGTAGTGGCTCTCCAGGGAAATTCTGCACACTCACTACATCAAGAATGCAACACACAGTTCATATTCCTGACAAGaatttggatatatatatatatatatatatatatatatatatatatatatatatatatatatatatatatatatatatatatatatatatatatatatatataacaactcATTTTAAAATCAGATGTGAAGGTTGGCCTATCCTTGtgaatgtgaatgtgtgtgtgtgtgtgtgtgtgtgtgtgtgtgtgtgtgtgtgtgtgtgtgtgtgtgtgtgtgtgtgtgtgtgtgtgtgtttcaatgtttgatctgctgcagtctctgacgagacagccagacgttaccctacggaacgagctcagagctcattatttccaatcttcggataggcctgagaccaggcacacaccacacaccgggacaacaaggtcacaactcctcgatttacatcccgtacctactcactgctaggtgaacaggggctacacgtgaaaggagacacacccaaatatctccacccggccggggaatcgaaccccggtcctctgacttgtgaagccagcgctctaaccactgagctaccgggcggtgtgtgtgtgtgtgtgtgtgtgtgtgtgtgtgtgtgtgtgtgtgtgtgtgtgtgtgtgtgtgtgtgtgtgtgtgtgtgtgtgtgtgtgtgtgtgtgtgtgtgtgtgtgtgtgtgcgtgtgtgtgtgtgtccttgtctcAGCCTTCACAGCCCaccaaaataataagaaaagaaattgatCTGTTTTTGGGTACAGATTAGAGGAGGAGACCCACAGTGAACCAGGAGCCATTGGAGGCACAAGAGCACCCACCCTGTGTCTGATCCACTGCCACACTTGGGACCTGGAGATCTCTGCAGTGGCTGAGTCTTCTACGGCTCCCTTATATATATAGTGGCCCTGTCCTCGGAGCCACGCCGCGATGAACAGGACACCCACCGCCACGTTGTGCTTGAGGCCCTCCAGGGTGACACCTCCTGTATGTGTGGCAAGGGACAGAAAGGTGTGAGTGCCTGCAGTggctggtgagtggtgagtgaggtgagtgagGCAAGTGGGTACATCACTGGCTGCCATCAAGTAAATTGTTGCACACGGAAAATGACGTTTAAATTAAAGGTGAGTAAATGAGTGATTGTATTACTTACTAACATGAAACCATTATTAACAATGACACTATACCTACATAAGAACAAATCTAAATCTAATAACATCTAGAAAATTGCTTAGCTTTGAAgtgacacaccaacacacacacacacctgcaggcaTCTGTAGAAGGTCAGGTGGAGTCACCTTCACATCGTCTCTCAAATGATCAATTTGGTTGATGAATCCAAAGTTTCTATAAAGCTGAAAATGTAAACAAGATAACTCATGAATACAAATCATGTATAACCCACAAGCACAAAATACATACATTCAATGATAGTAAtactagtgataataataacaatgttttGGCATCTGTTACATTCCAGTCAATGTGAGAAGCATTACTATGGTTGGTGCCTCACACTTGCAGGAACAGTTGGCTACAcaggaacaaaacaacaaataattctAAGAATAACACAATGCTGCCCACCTTGAGCATGACAGGCACCAGACGCAAGTCGTACACCATGAACCCATCTACGCCGGCCATCAACTCCCTCAGCTTGGCCGCCGTCACCTGACTCACCAGGAATGAATccctgaaacaaagaaaacaagggagcatgtcaactctctctctctctctctctctcttacattttttcccACTAAAAACAAAGGAGCaagtaatatctctctctctctctctctctctctctctctctctctctctctctttgtctctttcttttacattttgcaCTTACACACCCACTTCTGTCCACACTCAATACACAAGCACCATGTAAACACAACCCCTTCACCTCCCAACCCAGCCACTCCAACACTCCTCTACCCACTTGGACTCGAGCATAGTGGCAGCCATTCCCCCTGTGGCGTGGGCTCCCCTTTTGTGGCAGGTGTGCACGACCAGGTCCATGTATGAGCGGAGAAAGTGGCGCTGCATGTTCACGTACTTGTTCCTGTCTGGCAGCACAAAGTCATCTCGGTGACCTGGGtggcagaaagaggaagggataatAAAGGAGgattaaaacaaataagtatTGAGTGAAGATAAGGTTTAaatgtaggaagagaaagatgaggaagatgaataaaagcatgaagggcaagaggaggaggaaataaataagtctaaataaggaagaggttaaaatggaggaaaaaaaggctgaagatgaaaaaaaaaaactatgaagataatacaagaggagaaaaatatcaaaattaggaagaaaaggataaatggcATTGTATGTTCATGTATTTGTTCCTGTCTGGCAGCACAAAGTCGTCTCAGTGACCTGGGTggtggaaataggaaggaataatagacgaagattaaaATAGGTAAGTATTAAGTGAAGATAAGGTTTAagtgtaggaagagaaagatgaaggagaggatgaacATAGGCATAAAGATAAGAGAAGTAATCTATGGCAtctactaatctctctctctctctctctcttaccaatcTTGTTAATGTAAGGTGAACCGTctcagaaaattaatagagaagaatagaaaagacaaaaaaaaaaagaaaagaaaaaaaaagaaaagacaggaaaagtaaaggtaaagcacagagaagacaggaaaagaaaaagaaaaggaaagagaggaaaagaaaaggaaaaaagataggaaaggaagaaagtggaaggaaaatgggataaatagataatggcatacactacactctctctctctctctctctctctctctctctctctctctctctctctctctctctttctttctctctcaccgaACTTGTTAACGAAGGAAGCAGAGTAGTCCCAGATGCCACAGTTGAGGCCGATGGAGTGATGGCGGAGTTCGTACAGTATTGCCTCCATCTCAAAGGAAGCGAGGACGTTCTCTATCAACACGCATGACTTGATGGTTCCTGAAGAATTTGTTTTCATATCTAGACTGGTTTCTCTTTGCACAAGGTCTTGATTATTGCACAATTGATAGACATAAAATTGTTGATATaccatatatataaaactaCATGTCTTAAATACAAATTACAATATTACTATAAATGTCAGTAAAGACAATCAAAtggaaactgagagagagagagagagagagagagagagagagagagagagagagagagagagagagagagagagagagagagagagagagagagagagagacagggtgcATCATTAGTCTTCTAACTAACCTCTAGGAATGTCAAGCTGATCCTGAGCCCAACAGAAGATCTTGTCCCACAGGTGTGCCTCATTAGCACCCTCCACCTTCGACAGGTAGAAGTAGGGTCCACTCTCAGCCTGAATGAGCCGTCCTGCACAGTGGAACATCAGCAGGCCAAAGTCAAACAGAGGGCCGGGCACCTCCCGCCCATCCACCTGGAAGGACCACAGGAATATGAAGATCCCCATGAATGCACATCATGCCAAAAGACTCTTCTGCATAAACAGCCACAAAAATACAATCAGATATTAAATTGTCAAAAGTTGAAGCTGCCAAAGCTTTCTGAAGAGTGTTGCTCACCAGTATGTTGTGTTCAATCATGTTCCAGGCCCGGGGCCGCAGCATCAGCACCGGCAGGCTGCCAATGTCCCCAATGTCTGGGAACAAGCCATACACTGCCTTGTACACGTTGTAGAGGCCCCGGAGCTGGGCCGACCATGTCGGGCAGTGACCATCATCAAAGTCTGTCTGGATACCATTAACCTTGCACTTCAGAGCAGCCACAAAATGCTCCGTGTTGGCAGGGGACACGTCCCCAAGGTCCAGCCTGCGGTCTTGTAGCCTCCTTGGGGCAGGCTCCACCCTCCAGTCAGGTGCCTCAGCCTGTGAGTGAGAGCTGAGGGTAGAGACACACCACCTTCCACAGCCTGTCACAGGGACACAAATGTCCTCAGTTATTCAAGAAATTTAAACTTTAGGTTTTTGCAATGACAActttattataataattttctgtattactactcctcttcctcactacacacagaaacactcaGGAACAACACTTCAGCAGGAGTTGCAACCAGTAGCCAGGAATGCTGGCATGCATAGAACATAAGACTCACCTGTGGGTTGATCATGAATGTTGGACGGCTGCTTGTCACATCAAGTTCCACTTTTCTTCTAACTCTCTCGTTCAGCATCTTAGTGGCATTAAAAAGGTGTGTCAATCATCATCAGTAACAAGACTAAAAAGGTGTGTcagtcatcatcagcagcaagcCATTCAGTAATTGTAAGAgtacaggtagtagtagtagtagtagtagtagtagtagtagtagtagtagtagtagtagtagtagtagtagtagtagtaatagtagtagtgtaatttCAAGTACAGCTTTTTTAAAGGAGTTGAGGTAAGGCACAaaagtttcagaatatggtcttgAGACTTACAAGGTCCACTTCAGTGTTGAACCGCCTTGTCAGGTCAGCCACAAACTTGAGGGCAGGAGGGGTGAGCAGGGTGGTGTGTGCCTCCTCCAGACCTTTGGGTGGTGGCTCCACTTCCACACCCCCTGCCTCCATTGCCGAGGTTCCATGCCATCCAATGTTGACAGGCTTGGGTTTCTGAAATGGAGACAAGTTAATCAATGGCACACCACTGTTTATCCCAACACTGACAAGATTAGGAGTGgctgtgtgcatgtgtttgtcTTAACCATGCCAAGCTGCTCTTGTATTACATCCCCACAGCATTTCACTCCCACTTTACATCCCCACAGCATCCCACAGCCACCTCACATCCCAGTAACATTCTGTCCTGCTTTGCATCCCAACATCTCATATCTCCATAGCATCCCACAGCAACCTCACATCCCCACAGCATCCCACAGCCGTCTTACATCCTTACAATCCACAGCCACCTCAcggcactgtcctaatatagaggtccctccagctttcctcatttcctGGCTACCCCTTCGCAATTCTTTCAagcagctgatttgacgtcatcTGGAGGGACCTGTACATTAGGACAATGCCCACCTCACAGCATTACAGTATCCCCGTTCACCTCACCCTTATCTCCAGTCACCTCACATCCCCATAGCAATACACAGCCACCTCATATCCCTACACCTCAATCCATCTCACATTCCCACAGCATCCCGTCCTCTCACATCCCATCCGTCTCATCACAGCATCCCACTGCATATAATCCCTCCAATCTTCCCCAGCCAGGCTCCCTACACACTCACCTGAGCAGCATCCTTGTGACACCTGCGAGCGAGGTTCAGGTGAGTAGCTATAACACGCAGGCGCTCCTCTTTCCTATTACCATTTGgctccattctctccctcagCTGTGGTTGGGGAAGTTTTGGGACTGTTGCTGGGGGATTCATTGCTGGCCGATGGTGGTTCTGCATGTATGTTACTTTTAATAGCATTAAGATTAGTTTGCATTGCGTCCTTGCCCTTCATGTTGCTTATCGAGTGAATCAAAGCTGAAAATACCCACGGGGAAGCATTATCTTGTAAGGGGGAAGGTATTCagactggatttttttttattgtatatcaGTATATTTTTTATGAGGGCTGCTGCGAGGAGGTAGGATGGAGCAGGAAGGGAGGTGTGGGGGGGTGTATAGAAGGCCATAGTGCAGTGTTGGATATATTACGCAGCACATGTGATAAGCTGCTGTCGTAAACAAACCTCGGCCACCACAACATCACAACAGCTGATCGACGTGAGTGTTTAAAGGGCTTCACttgctcacctcacctcctccagtTCGTGCTTCAGGGAGGGTTTGCTGGGGGCTGACTTAAGGGCCACGTGCCACAAATAGCtggggtaaggagggagggagggatacagGGTGAACAAGAAGCCAAGGTCACTGCTTCTGTTGCTATACCAGTATTCCTTCAATTTGGTTGTTATATAAGATCACCTGCCTTACGTACCGGGTTTTCCCTCACCTGAgtttgtttggtgttgtgttgtgcatgTGTGATTAGCCCTACATGGCCGAGGATTAAGGAAGTAGCCCCGATAAGCATATTGAATGGGTAATTATTGGTTTGCACTCTTACCTCACGTGCTCTCAGTTTCCCCCGCCCTACTTCACTACTTCATCCACACAGCATTCTCGTCATGCATCATCCCCACAGCAACCAACAGTTACCTCATATCACCACAGCGCCCCGACGGTCACCTCATATCTCCACAGCATCGCACAGCCACCTCATATCACCACTGCATCTCACAGCCATTTCATATCACCCCAGCAACCCTACGGTCATTGCATATCTCCACAGCAACCCACAGCCACTTCATATCTCCATAGCATCCCACAGCCAGTTCACATTTTCACAGCATTACCTAACCACCTCTCATCCATACACCATCATCCAGCCAGCTTATATCCCCACAGCATCCCACAACCACAACACATTGTCACAGCATCTCACAGCTAGCTTACATTGCCACAGCATCCCACAGTCAACTCACATCCCTACACCATCACCCAGCCACTTCACATCCCTACAGCAAAATCCCCAggaacaaatataacaaaatatgtTTTCCCAAACGTACCCTAAGAGGGGCTATGTGTCTTGATTCACCCAAACCTAATGTAAGCTAACCTAACATGGGGGCTGCACTCTCTCAACACACCTTATCCCCTCCATACTACATGACTGGGCTAGCATATACTCTTGACTTTTGAAACAGTGGCAGACTGTGCAGTTGTCACACCATTATCTCACTGTGCCTGGCAAAGATAGAAAATGTCAATTGTCTCCTAGTATGGTGTCATAATTTAAAGGAGAGACACAAATTGATGTctgaaggagatgatgatgatataggaGAGTGAGCTTTGTTCCATGGTCGACAGAGTGGCATGGCCTGCCTGTAGCGGAACCAGCAGCCCAGGTGGTGAGTGGCCGAGACAGCACAGAAAGCACCATTGCAGACGTCAACATGgacggtgagtgttgtgttgtggtttgtGTCTGATCACtgcagttgtttttgttgttattgtgattggtgttgttgttgctaatggttgtggttgtggtaatgatggtaatggtgccTGACCCACCCAACCTACTGGTGTTCACTTGCatgataaacacacactcaGAGTCACAGGATGTGCACACCTTAGCTTGTAGTATTACCTGCATGAGTCACATGGGTCATatagtgttatttttatcaccCATTTCTGTGGGGTTTAATTACTGTACCTATATTGATGTCAGAATGTATAGAGAGCATTCTGTACGTGAATCCAGTAGTGTCAGTACCTGTGTGTCCATCCTAGCTCATACTAGTATGTACTTCAGGAAGTCAAGAGTGTTATGTTAGTGCCAGAAGGAAAGACACGTCACTtgccaaacacaaacaccaagcACCACTGTCACTTGCTAGACACAAGCACCACTGTCACTTACTGGACACAAACACCACTTTTCCCTTCGCCTCAAGAAGCAGTGCATGATGCCAACAGGTTCAGTAATGAGAATACAGACTTGTAGTGCTAGTGACCCATGAATCAGTGCAGCAGGTCAAGCAGATGTTGTTTCCTCCCCGTCACCCTCCCCACTGCCGGAATAATTTTCATAACCTCCTCCCTGATCCCCTTCATTGATGGGTGTTGCACTAAAACCCCGGTGTTCCCCACCCCCCCAGAGGAGCGGGAGTGTGACCAGCGTTATCCCTTCTCACGCTGCAGCTCCACCGGTTCCATCCACACCCTCACTTCCTCGGCCAACAACACAGGTCAGCCAAGCCAGACTCTCAGGGGTAGCCTCTCATTCAAGTCTTGCTCCTGTTGTCTGGTTACCAGTAGGGTGTGCAAGAGTCAGGCACCAGCCCCAGGCTTGTTTATGTGTTACTTACCTGTATGTGTTGCTTCTCCATGTAAATCATAACTAATCTCATGGAATTGATTACATCTCCAACTCTTTGTGTCTTATTAAGGGTTGGAAACTTatgacttttattttttatttatctatccatttttctctgtgtggactgacttttttttttttatgtcatatCAACTCTAAAAAGTTGAAGGTAATAATATGAATATAATTTAAATAACTTAGAGCTCCCCTTGGAATAAGTAAAGAATACCAGAGATGCTAATTAGGTGTAATATGCATACTATTTGTACTGGCTAAATCATTGTAGAGACATATAATACAAGCTTGTTCATAGTAAAAATGCCTTCCAACATTATGTAGCTATACTTTCAGTTAAAAGgaataaaacatttaaaaaattaTAAACTTTGGAATCTGAACATAGCAGTGAGCCAAAAAATATTGCCTAAATATGCACATTTTGTGAAGCAGTTAGTATTGATTTTAACATGACAACTCTTTGAGGACAGTTTAAAATTTGCTTTGTGTGTGAGGATAAGTAAAGTAACAAACTCTTACTTGG from Portunus trituberculatus isolate SZX2019 chromosome 9, ASM1759143v1, whole genome shotgun sequence encodes:
- the LOC123501152 gene encoding malate synthase, glyoxysomal-like — translated: MNPPATVPKLPQPQLRERMEPNGNRKEERLRVIATHLNLARRCHKDAAQKPKPVNIGWHGTSAMEAGGVEVEPPPKGLEEAHTTLLTPPALKFVADLTRRFNTEVDLMLNERVRRKVELDVTSSRPTFMINPQAEAPDWRVEPAPRRLQDRRLDLGDVSPANTEHFVAALKCKVNGIQTDFDDGHCPTWSAQLRGLYNVYKAVYGLFPDIGDIGSLPVLMLRPRAWNMIEHNILVDGREVPGPLFDFGLLMFHCAGRLIQAESGPYFYLSKVEGANEAHLWDKIFCWAQDQLDIPRGTIKSCVLIENVLASFEMEAILYELRHHSIGLNCGIWDYSASFVNKFGHRDDFVLPDRNKYVNMQRHFLRSYMDLVVHTCHKRGAHATGGMAATMLESKDSFLVSQVTAAKLRELMAGVDGFMVYDLRLVPVMLKLYRNFGFINQIDHLRDDVKVTPPDLLQMPAGGVTLEGLKHNVAVGVLFIAAWLRGQGHYIYKGAVEDSATAEISRSQVWQWIRHRATLEVSGQVITRKLVQTLIKEFTDSADTEIAPDDAARARLSVAAEIFEEVVTKRDFPEFLTTYLNQDHTFRAHQKLSC